atttacaaaatgtagAAAGAATTCAAATAGCTGCAGAGAAGCCCTCTTCCCAGATACCAGGAACTTCATCCAGAAGACTGATGATTTCTTCTGCCAGCTCCCAAATTCCTGGTTCCTCATCCAACAGCTCTACAACCTCGTCAGGAAGGAGCAGGTCTTCCTCCTCATCCACAGCTGCGTCAGAGGTGGTGGAGTCTTCCGAGGAGCTGAGGCGGGGTCTCCTGCAAGGGGGTTCAAACACAGAGAATACCTCTTCGTCCTCAGAGAGCCCCCTGTTCCTCTTCCTCCCTGTCTCCACGCTGAAGAGCTGactgcagtgctgctgggggAGACACCGGCTGAAGAGCTGCTGCTGCCAGATGTTAACAGCTGAGGGATGTTGAAGGGGCAGCCAGCCAGCTGCACAGGGGGTGTAGAGCATACCTGCAAATTTCAAAGTAGCCAGTGAATGCTTCACTCAGCTTTCAGTTCGTCTGCTAGAGGTGTGTCTGAAACAGTTTGTACAGTTTAAACTTACAGTTACTCTCAGTTACACCTTTCCGTACCTGCAGACGTTGGGGCGTTAAAATGAATATCTGCTGGTGCCACAAAGAGACTCTGTGCTACGGCTGGGTCgaaaataaacaatttataGACAATACATAAACTATAAGCAATAAAACCTTTAGTGATCAGACAGGTAACAGATATAATTAAAATGAAGTGAAAAACTGATGTGAAACCCACCAACAGGACGGAGGAAACCTGGATAGATGTGGGTCTCCGGGCCATAACGATGGAAAACTGGCTGGACTGCCATAAAGTGGACCCCAGCTGAGGCAGAAGGCAGGTCTAGGAACAGTTATAGCAGGTTTGAGTACAGACTGCTCTCAATGGCCACAAAGCAGTGATACttaaatttgttattttttaaatatttattcataaccTGTGCATTAATAATAACATCTTTTTAAAAACCACAGTTGTACCCTTTAAATCTTTCTCAGTTGACTTAAGGCCTTAAACTGCGTCGTGTAACAGTTAAACTACTTCTAAGTTTCTAGTAATAAGGATGTTTTTatcttttcagttttaacaaaACATTTCAGTCGACATGAACAGAAATGAGTTTGTTCATACCGTGACTGAAGAAAACAGTCGGTCCCTCGATGAAGCGACGGTCCTCAATCCTAGGCTGGAGAAACGTCGGTCTGAAGAAGGTCATCGTTGAAGTAAATCAGAGAAACGTTGAGAGAGAAATCTCAGGTGAACTGTGTTGATCGTGTCAGGATCAAGACTGAGCTTTGAACATTTGAAACCAAACACAAAGTGAAGCTCTGGACCGAAGCTTTGAACCAAAACATTCTAAACCCAACATTCTGAGCCATACTTTGGTGCACACCTTGTGCTGAAGCTGCACATGGAGCTGCCTTTAGAGACCAAGGACACTCTCTGAACCTATTTGCCATCTTCGGCTGAGCCCCTACTCTGCCCCAGATTTGGACGTATACATCCCAGCAGCTAATTATTGCTTACAccaaattgttttgttttttcttattatattttgtgtttgtcattTTACAATACTGAATTAAAACCTTTGTTACCTGGATAAATGTTTCTTATGTACatttgtgttcaaaataatagcagtgtGTTCAAAAACATTACTTAAGCACAAAATCTTAATAGTAGTTTTTATTTCCATGAATTGAGAACATTGCATACTGTTTTCCAAATCAACACAtgaagagtttttctgtgttgcaTAGAGTCAACCAACTTCTGGCACATGTCAATTGGTATTCCAGTCCAGGATGCTTTGACT
This genomic interval from Hoplias malabaricus isolate fHopMal1 chromosome 15, fHopMal1.hap1, whole genome shotgun sequence contains the following:
- the LOC136667907 gene encoding uncharacterized protein isoform X3, with amino-acid sequence MAVQPVFHRYGPETHIYPGFLRPVAVAQSLFVAPADIHFNAPTSAGMLYTPCAAGWLPLQHPSAVNIWQQQLFSRCLPQQHCSQLFSVETGRKRNRGLSEDEEVFSVFEPPCRRPRLSSSEDSTTSDAAVDEEEDLLLPDEVVELLDEEPGIWELAEEIISLLDEVPGIWEEGFSAAI
- the LOC136667907 gene encoding uncharacterized protein isoform X1; translated protein: MTFFRPTFLQPRIEDRRFIEGPTVFFSHDLPSASAGVHFMAVQPVFHRYGPETHIYPGFLRPVAVAQSLFVAPADIHFNAPTSAGMLYTPCAAGWLPLQHPSAVNIWQQQLFSRCLPQQHCSQLFSVETGRKRNRGLSEDEEVFSVFEPPCRRPRLSSSEDSTTSDAAVDEEEDLLLPDEVVELLDEEPGIWELAEEIISLLDEVPGIWEEGFSAAI
- the LOC136667907 gene encoding uncharacterized protein isoform X2, whose product is MTFFRPTFLQPRIEDRRFIEGPTVFFSHDLPSASAGVHFMAVQPVFHRYGPETHIYPGFLRPVGMLYTPCAAGWLPLQHPSAVNIWQQQLFSRCLPQQHCSQLFSVETGRKRNRGLSEDEEVFSVFEPPCRRPRLSSSEDSTTSDAAVDEEEDLLLPDEVVELLDEEPGIWELAEEIISLLDEVPGIWEEGFSAAI